The following are encoded in a window of Cryobacterium sp. CG_9.6 genomic DNA:
- a CDS encoding DeoR/GlpR family DNA-binding transcription regulator, with protein sequence MSRQLEIAEILKAQGFQSVNSLATHFAVTTSTIRRDLERLESKSLIQRTHGGAIPVEPADAFDTFTGPLHHAEKSAIGQAMADRILDGQIVLLDGGSTTLEVARHLTKRRLTVVTNDLAVAMEIAQKRSAHLVFIGGELLPDVYTMWGPASVLQLSNLRVDVAVFGADTVCDDGLYHTSSYEVELKRLMRSIAKEAFFVADSSKFGREALFKVLEVKDFTAGITDDLLDPLRASQFPIPLIQVPKHLA encoded by the coding sequence ATGTCAAGACAGCTAGAAATTGCCGAGATTCTCAAAGCTCAGGGTTTCCAGTCCGTCAACAGCCTCGCCACGCACTTTGCCGTGACCACCTCCACCATTCGGCGAGACCTGGAACGACTCGAATCGAAGTCGCTCATTCAACGCACGCACGGTGGCGCCATCCCCGTTGAGCCAGCGGACGCCTTCGACACGTTCACCGGGCCGCTGCACCACGCCGAGAAGTCGGCCATTGGGCAGGCCATGGCTGATCGCATTCTCGACGGCCAGATCGTGCTGCTCGATGGCGGAAGCACCACATTGGAAGTGGCCCGTCATCTCACGAAGCGACGCCTCACCGTGGTGACCAATGACCTCGCCGTTGCCATGGAAATCGCGCAGAAGCGATCGGCGCACCTGGTGTTCATTGGCGGCGAACTGCTCCCCGACGTGTACACAATGTGGGGCCCCGCCTCCGTGCTGCAACTGTCCAACCTACGAGTGGACGTAGCCGTTTTTGGGGCAGACACCGTCTGCGACGACGGGCTGTACCACACGAGCAGTTACGAGGTGGAGCTCAAACGGCTGATGCGGTCCATCGCCAAAGAGGCCTTCTTCGTTGCCGACAGTTCCAAGTTTGGTCGCGAGGCGCTCTTCAAGGTTCTCGAGGTGAAAGACTTCACGGCTGGCATCACCGACGACCTTCTGGATCCCCTTCGTGCCTCCCAATTCCCCATCCCCCTAATCCAGGTTCCGAAGCATCTCGCGTAG
- a CDS encoding ABC transporter permease, which translates to MELARKLRGTNNEGVLALVLLGLIVAMSIANPTFFTLNTGFSILRSSIVPVIFALGVLIVVITGGIDVSFAAIAIFAGYSTVTFCLSAGFDPGLPGIFLIAIGVGAALGLINGVVIARFNLPTLIVTLGTQGIFFGAMYTYVGATYYADLPKSMADLATSNLFDITTDIGRAYLHVLVVPVLVLCLAVGWMLKRTMFGRSLYAIGGDIEAARRAGFQVKRTQISVYMLVGALAAIAGVIHIVLSRSANPRDLVGGELDIIAAVILGGAAIFGGRGSVTGTVLGVLLVQVIKNSLLLVGVPSAWLRTAVGVLLVVGVGIQAIAARRDARRMRVIQDLDTEQKTEQELAS; encoded by the coding sequence ATGGAACTCGCACGCAAACTCCGCGGTACCAACAACGAGGGCGTCCTCGCCCTAGTGCTGCTCGGACTCATTGTGGCGATGTCGATCGCCAACCCTACATTCTTCACCCTCAATACCGGGTTCTCCATTTTGCGAAGCTCCATCGTTCCGGTGATCTTTGCCCTCGGCGTTCTGATCGTGGTGATTACCGGCGGCATCGATGTGTCCTTCGCCGCGATTGCCATCTTTGCTGGCTACTCCACGGTGACGTTCTGCCTGAGCGCCGGCTTTGACCCGGGTCTGCCGGGCATCTTCCTCATTGCCATCGGGGTGGGAGCAGCTCTGGGGCTGATCAACGGTGTGGTGATTGCCCGGTTCAACCTGCCCACGCTGATTGTGACCCTCGGTACCCAGGGGATCTTCTTCGGCGCGATGTACACCTACGTGGGAGCCACCTACTACGCGGATCTGCCCAAGTCGATGGCCGACCTCGCCACCAGCAACCTGTTCGACATCACCACCGACATTGGGCGGGCCTACCTGCACGTACTGGTTGTTCCCGTTCTGGTGCTGTGCCTGGCCGTAGGGTGGATGCTGAAGCGCACCATGTTCGGACGTTCCCTCTATGCCATTGGCGGCGACATTGAAGCGGCCCGCCGCGCCGGTTTTCAGGTGAAGCGCACCCAGATCTCGGTGTACATGCTCGTCGGTGCGCTCGCCGCCATCGCGGGTGTCATTCATATTGTGCTCAGCCGCAGCGCCAATCCGCGCGACCTGGTGGGCGGGGAGCTCGACATCATTGCCGCCGTGATCCTCGGTGGTGCCGCCATCTTCGGGGGTCGCGGTTCGGTGACCGGCACCGTGCTCGGAGTCCTCCTCGTGCAGGTGATCAAGAACAGCCTGCTGCTGGTGGGCGTGCCGAGCGCCTGGCTGCGCACCGCCGTGGGCGTGCTGCTCGTGGTGGGTGTGGGCATCCAGGCCATTGCCGCCAGACGGGATGCCCGACGCATGCGCGTGATTCAGGACCTCGACACGGAGCAGAAGACAGAGCAGGAGCTGGCCTCATGA
- a CDS encoding ABC transporter permease, protein MTPTTDKRERASASNTPPLKNLNDQLGRVTRRFVRPGGAQRGAGRMVVALLLAMALFTFLNPRVFLSPINLQNIAVAAPEIGIIAIAMMLVMLTGGIDLSLVAIANFSAITISTLHTAIAATNPDLANSLGFVIVLAGIGAGMLGGAFNGFLVSVVGITPILATLATMQIYNGIAIVWTGGSTLYGAPTVLGAIGQAALANVPVLFIIFVITAILVAVLVNRTALGRMIQLEGANPVAARYSAIPTRAVLMKTYTVGGMLAGLAGVLFLARNPTASADYGSSYVLLVIVIAVLGGTNPTGGFASVFGVVLATLTLQVVSSGFTAIRLSSYEYAIAQGVILIAVMILDSVMSTRTRRPPKTTPPPGVATPTSDTSLIRT, encoded by the coding sequence ATGACGCCCACAACGGACAAGCGCGAGAGGGCATCCGCTTCGAACACCCCGCCGCTGAAAAACCTCAACGATCAGCTGGGGCGCGTCACGAGACGCTTCGTGCGTCCCGGCGGCGCTCAGCGGGGAGCCGGCCGCATGGTGGTGGCGCTCCTGCTCGCCATGGCCCTCTTCACCTTTTTGAACCCGCGGGTGTTTTTGAGCCCGATCAACCTGCAGAACATTGCCGTTGCTGCCCCCGAAATTGGGATCATTGCCATCGCGATGATGCTGGTGATGCTCACCGGCGGCATCGACTTGTCACTTGTGGCCATTGCCAACTTCTCGGCCATCACCATCTCCACCCTGCACACGGCCATTGCCGCCACCAACCCGGACCTGGCGAACAGCCTCGGGTTTGTGATTGTGCTGGCCGGGATCGGGGCGGGGATGCTCGGGGGAGCCTTCAACGGATTCCTGGTGAGCGTGGTGGGAATTACCCCCATTTTGGCCACGTTGGCCACCATGCAGATCTACAACGGAATCGCGATTGTGTGGACCGGAGGGTCGACCCTCTACGGGGCGCCGACCGTGCTGGGCGCCATCGGGCAAGCGGCGCTCGCCAACGTGCCGGTGCTGTTCATCATCTTCGTGATCACGGCCATCCTGGTGGCGGTGCTCGTGAACCGCACGGCGCTGGGCCGCATGATTCAGCTGGAGGGCGCCAACCCCGTGGCGGCACGCTACTCGGCCATCCCCACCCGCGCCGTGCTCATGAAGACCTACACCGTGGGCGGCATGCTCGCGGGCCTGGCTGGTGTGCTGTTTCTGGCACGCAACCCCACCGCATCCGCTGACTATGGCTCGTCGTACGTTCTGCTGGTGATTGTGATTGCGGTGCTCGGAGGCACGAACCCCACCGGCGGCTTTGCCTCGGTGTTCGGTGTGGTGCTGGCCACCCTCACCCTGCAGGTGGTGTCGAGCGGATTCACCGCCATTCGACTCTCGTCGTATGAGTACGCCATCGCCCAGGGTGTGATCCTCATCGCGGTGATGATTCTCGACTCTGTCATGTCCACCCGCACGAGACGACCCCCAAAGACCACCCCTCCGCCTGGTGTTGCGACGCCGACGTCTGACACTTCCCTGATACGAACCTGA
- a CDS encoding autoinducer 2 ABC transporter substrate-binding protein, giving the protein MNHKHALRGTALLVGAAIALTGCSSVGSVAAGSSTAPAADDMVMVTVVKAQTIPWFQRMEVGVQSFAERTGIDARQEGADDVSPEKQVQIVQDLIAQQPTAITVVPNSPEALSSVLKQARDQGIIVVSHEATGIENVDIDIEAFDNPSYGSEIMDNLAECMGDTGEYVQFVGGLTAKTHMEWVGAAYDNQQANFPNMTRVETPIESTDDQGTAYERAKEVLAKYPNIAGFQGSAGNDVPGIARAVQEAGLEDQVCVMGTSIPSVANQYLADGSIDKIFFWDPALAGEAQLAIALILADGGTIEDGTDLGIEGYNSLKKLDGYDNVFVGAASVAADAATAAKYNF; this is encoded by the coding sequence ATGAATCACAAGCACGCCCTTCGGGGCACGGCACTACTCGTTGGAGCCGCTATCGCGCTCACCGGTTGCTCCTCAGTGGGCAGCGTTGCAGCTGGATCAAGCACAGCTCCAGCCGCTGACGACATGGTGATGGTGACGGTCGTGAAGGCCCAAACCATCCCGTGGTTTCAGCGCATGGAGGTGGGCGTCCAGTCCTTCGCAGAACGCACCGGCATCGATGCACGTCAGGAGGGCGCCGACGACGTGAGCCCCGAGAAGCAGGTGCAGATCGTTCAGGACCTCATTGCGCAGCAGCCCACGGCCATCACCGTGGTGCCCAACTCGCCCGAGGCGCTCAGCTCGGTGCTGAAGCAGGCCCGTGACCAGGGAATCATCGTGGTCTCGCACGAGGCAACGGGCATCGAAAACGTGGACATCGACATTGAGGCGTTTGACAACCCCTCCTATGGCTCCGAGATCATGGACAACCTCGCCGAGTGCATGGGTGACACAGGTGAGTACGTGCAGTTCGTGGGTGGCCTGACGGCCAAGACCCACATGGAATGGGTGGGTGCCGCCTACGACAACCAGCAGGCCAACTTCCCGAACATGACGCGCGTGGAAACGCCGATCGAGAGCACGGACGACCAGGGCACGGCCTACGAGCGAGCCAAGGAAGTTCTGGCCAAGTACCCGAACATCGCTGGCTTCCAGGGATCGGCCGGAAACGACGTTCCCGGCATCGCCCGCGCCGTGCAGGAAGCAGGCCTCGAAGACCAGGTGTGCGTGATGGGAACGTCCATCCCCTCGGTCGCCAACCAGTACCTCGCCGACGGCTCCATTGACAAGATCTTCTTCTGGGATCCTGCCCTCGCCGGTGAAGCACAGCTCGCCATCGCCCTGATCCTCGCCGACGGTGGAACCATCGAAGACGGCACCGACCTCGGCATCGAGGGCTACAACTCGCTCAAGAAGCTGGACGGCTACGACAACGTCTTCGTCGGTGCTGCCTCGGTAGCCGCTGACGCAGCCACAGCAGCCAAGTACAACTTCTAA
- a CDS encoding sugar ABC transporter ATP-binding protein, whose protein sequence is MDSTTIASTTTPFVSARGINKSFGGVPALRDVSIDLIPGEVHCLAGENGCGKSTLIKIISGAERPDSGEIIIDGVSFDHINAHAAIQGGIQVIYQDFSLFPNLTVAENIVITAEVAGGRRLYSSRSVRPRAAAIIQELDLDLDLDREVGSLSVADKQLTAICRALVNDARAIIMDEPTTALTHTEVSRLFALVERLRARGVALMFVSHKLEEVLAISQRLTIMRSGQRVVSGPTSDFDQRSISHHMTGRQVDESRVVSELDAAAPLALEVTNLSLAGAFRDISFQLRCGEILGVTGLLGSGRTEIAEALFGVTPADAGEIRVGGEVATIRTIQDAVRAGIGYVPEDRLSQGLFLNKSIADNIVAASLNSHRTRWGMLSRTATAATIKRFFTGLKINAPHAEAPVRTLSGGNAQRVVLAKWLATAPTVLMLNGPTVGVDIGSKEEILELLRGEAATGMSVIIISDDAPELVASCHRVLVIRNGRLTHVLEGDQISVDTIQERMSA, encoded by the coding sequence GTGGATTCCACGACTATTGCTTCGACGACAACCCCGTTCGTCTCCGCACGAGGAATTAATAAAAGCTTCGGGGGAGTGCCCGCCCTCAGAGATGTATCCATCGATCTGATCCCCGGCGAAGTGCACTGTCTCGCCGGCGAGAACGGGTGTGGCAAATCCACCCTGATCAAGATCATTTCGGGCGCCGAGCGCCCCGACTCCGGCGAGATCATCATTGACGGCGTCTCGTTCGACCACATCAATGCGCATGCGGCCATTCAGGGCGGCATCCAGGTGATCTACCAAGACTTTTCGCTCTTTCCCAACCTGACCGTGGCCGAGAACATCGTGATCACAGCCGAGGTGGCCGGCGGGCGACGCCTGTATTCATCCCGCTCCGTGCGGCCCCGAGCGGCAGCCATCATTCAGGAACTCGACCTGGACCTCGACCTGGACCGCGAAGTGGGCTCCCTGTCGGTGGCCGACAAGCAGCTCACCGCCATCTGCCGTGCACTCGTGAACGACGCCCGCGCCATCATCATGGACGAGCCCACCACGGCCCTCACCCACACCGAAGTCAGCCGACTCTTCGCTCTCGTGGAACGCCTGCGCGCCCGGGGCGTGGCGCTGATGTTTGTGTCGCACAAGCTCGAAGAGGTGCTCGCCATCTCCCAACGGCTCACCATCATGCGCTCGGGTCAACGCGTCGTGAGCGGTCCCACCTCCGACTTCGATCAGCGCTCCATCTCGCACCACATGACCGGGCGTCAGGTTGACGAATCCCGCGTGGTGAGTGAACTCGATGCCGCTGCACCACTCGCCCTCGAAGTCACCAACCTGTCTCTGGCCGGTGCGTTTCGCGACATCTCCTTCCAACTGCGCTGCGGTGAAATCCTCGGCGTCACGGGACTGCTCGGATCGGGCCGCACCGAGATTGCGGAAGCGCTCTTTGGCGTGACACCTGCCGATGCGGGCGAGATTCGAGTGGGCGGCGAGGTGGCGACCATTCGCACCATTCAAGACGCCGTTCGGGCAGGCATCGGTTATGTTCCCGAAGACCGCCTGTCGCAGGGATTGTTCCTGAACAAGTCCATTGCCGACAACATCGTGGCCGCCTCACTCAACTCCCACCGCACCCGGTGGGGCATGCTGAGCCGCACCGCAACAGCGGCCACCATCAAACGCTTCTTTACCGGGCTGAAGATTAACGCCCCCCACGCGGAAGCACCGGTTCGCACACTGTCGGGCGGAAACGCCCAGCGCGTGGTCCTCGCCAAGTGGTTGGCCACGGCCCCCACCGTGCTCATGCTGAACGGACCCACGGTGGGTGTCGACATCGGCTCAAAAGAAGAAATTCTGGAGTTGTTGCGCGGTGAGGCGGCCACAGGTATGTCGGTGATCATCATCTCCGATGACGCCCCGGAACTCGTGGCCTCGTGCCACCGCGTGCTGGTGATTCGCAATGGTCGACTCACCCACGTTCTCGAAGGAGACCAAATCTCTGTGGACACCATTCAAGAGCGGATGTCGGCCTAA
- a CDS encoding dihydroxyacetone kinase subunit DhaK → MKKIINEPSAFVDEFVEGILLAHPGLLKTPGSDRRVLVRADAPIAGKVGIITGGGSGHLPLFKGYVGRGLCDGVAIGNVFSSPSSAQVLEATKAVSGGAGVLYLYGNYGGDVFNFDLATDMAELEGIATLTAVGRDDVASQPKERAADRRGVAGIMFAFKAAGAAAERGDSLEQVAAVAEDIIDNTATMGIGLSPTILPTTGKASFDLDDGEMEVGIGIHGEPGFHRGAVETADRIAETLMERLVADLGLTSGARVAVLVNGMGATPLEELYLLFRRVHQLLTEQGISIDKNYIGEYATSLEMSGASISLLALNDERLALLNAPAESPFFKEA, encoded by the coding sequence ATGAAAAAGATAATCAATGAGCCCAGCGCCTTCGTGGACGAGTTCGTCGAGGGCATCCTGCTGGCCCACCCCGGCCTCCTCAAAACCCCGGGTAGCGATCGACGCGTGCTCGTTCGAGCGGATGCCCCCATCGCCGGCAAAGTCGGCATCATCACCGGAGGCGGTTCCGGACACCTTCCCCTCTTCAAGGGCTACGTGGGCCGCGGCCTGTGTGATGGGGTGGCGATTGGAAACGTGTTCTCGTCGCCCTCCTCCGCTCAGGTGCTCGAAGCAACCAAAGCCGTGAGCGGCGGGGCCGGAGTGCTCTACCTGTATGGCAACTACGGCGGCGACGTGTTCAACTTCGACCTCGCCACCGACATGGCCGAACTGGAGGGCATCGCCACGCTCACCGCCGTGGGCCGTGACGACGTGGCCAGCCAGCCCAAGGAACGCGCGGCCGACCGCCGCGGCGTGGCCGGGATCATGTTCGCCTTCAAGGCCGCCGGCGCTGCGGCCGAGCGCGGAGATTCCCTCGAGCAGGTGGCGGCGGTGGCGGAAGACATCATCGACAACACCGCCACCATGGGCATCGGCCTGTCGCCGACGATTCTGCCCACCACGGGCAAGGCGAGCTTCGACCTCGATGACGGCGAGATGGAGGTGGGCATCGGCATCCACGGGGAACCCGGTTTTCATCGTGGAGCCGTGGAAACAGCCGATCGGATTGCGGAAACCCTGATGGAACGCCTCGTTGCCGACCTGGGACTGACGTCGGGAGCCCGCGTGGCCGTGCTCGTGAACGGCATGGGAGCGACACCGCTCGAAGAGCTGTACCTGCTCTTTCGCCGCGTGCACCAGCTGCTCACCGAGCAGGGAATCAGCATCGACAAGAACTACATCGGTGAATATGCCACGAGCCTGGAAATGTCCGGAGCCTCCATCTCGCTGCTCGCGCTGAACGACGAGCGCCTCGCGCTGCTCAACGCGCCGGCGGAATCACCATTTTTCAAGGAAGCGTGA